In the Paenibacillus pabuli genome, one interval contains:
- a CDS encoding cache domain-containing sensor histidine kinase: MFLSAATVLISGITGLVTYRIHIALFNEEVSRQYSLTAEQVLARLDSRVNDMYKVTDYITLNPSVKNAIKAQAAGISSYDQMKLEDELDDQLYQVRLDAPEIMGLRIYDLKGNIFNLGAFAGSFQQMNPSYLAEMVHKLEGTGGEYVWNRLGPDAFLQEEQSNWILAGRLMRSVDLETYGVMLILFNTSLFESYLKDLRLNEEVAVYLYDAEGQLLYAFHNQDADPPPLTQLSLGATEIRDEQGTTHLYTKQTSDKARFTLVSKVSLAQIQNKGKLILQVAVFSAAASVLCSWFIITIISGRLLRPLASLVNAMKRVRDGQFDTRVRIETRDELGFIGERFNAMASRIDTLIHEVYERELSEKEAELKAIQAQLNPHFLYNTLSMFFWKFYMLGDEKSARLVTALSEMLQYTLEPVQRLTTLQDEMTQIDHYLQIQQARYQEALSIEISIPAELLRCQVIRLLLQPIVENVFVHAFADKRDNRRLEIRGSQQLGHETEPDMLLIEISDNGCGMDAPVIERIMEPVAPAEEERQHIGIRSVLRRIELIHGEPYGVQIESGVDEGTLVRLRLPYQIGEGIMPGNSDDREEQVR; this comes from the coding sequence TTGTTTTTGTCCGCGGCGACGGTGCTGATCTCGGGAATCACAGGGCTGGTCACGTATCGCATACATATTGCCCTATTCAACGAAGAAGTCAGTCGACAGTACAGCCTTACAGCAGAACAGGTTCTTGCACGGCTCGATTCGCGGGTCAACGACATGTACAAGGTCACGGATTACATCACACTGAATCCTTCCGTGAAAAATGCCATTAAGGCACAGGCTGCAGGCATCTCTTCCTATGATCAGATGAAGCTTGAGGATGAACTGGATGACCAGCTGTATCAGGTAAGGCTGGATGCACCGGAGATCATGGGACTTCGCATTTATGATCTGAAGGGAAATATATTTAATCTCGGCGCCTTTGCCGGCTCGTTTCAGCAGATGAATCCTTCCTATTTGGCCGAGATGGTTCATAAGCTGGAAGGGACGGGCGGTGAATATGTATGGAATCGTCTGGGTCCGGATGCCTTCCTTCAGGAAGAGCAGTCCAATTGGATTTTGGCTGGACGATTAATGCGCTCGGTTGATCTGGAAACGTATGGCGTGATGTTAATCCTGTTTAACACCTCGCTGTTCGAATCGTATCTCAAGGACCTGCGATTGAATGAGGAAGTTGCCGTGTATCTATATGATGCGGAAGGACAGCTCCTATATGCATTTCATAATCAGGATGCAGACCCGCCACCGCTTACACAGCTCAGCCTGGGGGCAACCGAGATCAGGGACGAGCAGGGAACCACCCACTTGTACACCAAACAAACCTCGGACAAGGCCCGCTTCACACTGGTGAGCAAGGTATCGCTCGCACAGATTCAGAACAAGGGGAAGCTCATCCTACAAGTCGCCGTGTTCTCTGCGGCCGCCAGCGTACTCTGCTCCTGGTTCATCATCACCATCATTAGCGGCAGATTGCTGCGTCCGCTGGCAAGCCTGGTCAATGCGATGAAACGAGTGCGCGATGGCCAGTTCGATACAAGGGTCCGAATTGAGACTAGGGATGAGCTGGGCTTCATCGGTGAACGGTTCAATGCGATGGCATCCCGGATCGATACGCTGATTCATGAAGTGTACGAGCGGGAACTCAGTGAAAAGGAAGCCGAGCTCAAAGCGATTCAAGCACAGTTGAATCCTCATTTTCTATATAACACATTAAGTATGTTTTTCTGGAAGTTCTATATGCTTGGTGACGAGAAATCCGCTCGCCTCGTTACGGCCTTGTCTGAAATGTTGCAATATACACTGGAACCCGTGCAGCGCTTAACGACTCTTCAGGATGAGATGACGCAAATCGATCATTATCTACAAATCCAACAGGCCCGGTATCAGGAAGCATTATCGATAGAGATTTCAATTCCTGCGGAATTGCTTCGCTGTCAGGTGATCCGATTGCTGCTCCAGCCTATTGTCGAGAATGTATTTGTTCATGCCTTCGCAGACAAGAGGGACAATCGCCGTTTGGAGATTCGTGGTTCACAGCAACTTGGGCATGAGACGGAACCGGACATGCTGCTTATTGAAATATCGGATAACGGCTGCGGCATGGATGCACCGGTCATTGAACGTATTATGGAGCCAGTTGCCCCTGCGGAGGAGGAGCGTCAGCATATCGGCATTCGAAGTGTACTCCGAAGAATTGAGCTGATTCACGGTGAGCCTTATGGAGTACAGATCGAGTCTGGTGTAGATGAAGGGACGCTTGTACGCCTTCGTTTACCTTATCAGATTGGAGAAGGAATCATGCCTGGGAATTCGGATGACAGAGAGGAGCAGGTGCGGTGA
- a CDS encoding extracellular solute-binding protein, whose amino-acid sequence MALTMKAWVKSGLVLGLIGGILAGCTGGGGSDQAEGEDSRGNITSTIYDRGAVPSGMGTIEDNMWSKWINENGPVNVKYTAVPRWESQSKLNVLFASGSAPDVIFEFGTPIRNTLFNQKQLMPLDDLIENSSVEYKALMEKYPQLKKAGIKSDGKLYEVGRMNEVFPLTSFFIREDWLEKLNLEVPTNEEEMLAVAKAFTENDPDGNGANDTYGIGGFQFGDTAGLFRYMFNANWVNVENGEIVVGPNHMKEATAFKRALFEAGVVDKDFLTDKDGAKAKQDFLNGKIGMYAAMTSDYTGFAAKELDTLMQNVPEAKLKVIALPTTSVGQYTMVWNNPVQMTAVVNARAKNPEAVMQYIDFLTKTETGRTFKNGFEGTHYTLNDQGCPRISDQEKYKQEISWAGDYAMMYSRLEEGKCGYTEMLFSEEIPSQKEGLRLFKEAREVYMTDLPVGEGVTHSEHMPQLPKELQVKLTNVTTAINDIFTRSIIGGSKYTVEQAAAEAQQKWEQGGGPEIETWYKDWWSKEKDNVLIWDDFYEIYEQQQADFKKAK is encoded by the coding sequence ATGGCGTTAACGATGAAGGCATGGGTGAAGTCGGGTCTCGTTCTGGGCTTGATCGGCGGAATACTGGCGGGCTGCACAGGGGGAGGCGGCAGTGACCAAGCGGAAGGCGAAGACAGCAGAGGAAATATCACGTCAACCATCTACGATCGGGGGGCGGTCCCGAGCGGTATGGGTACGATTGAAGATAATATGTGGTCCAAGTGGATTAACGAGAATGGTCCGGTGAATGTCAAATATACGGCAGTTCCCCGCTGGGAATCCCAATCCAAGCTGAACGTATTATTTGCTTCAGGCAGTGCACCGGATGTCATTTTCGAATTCGGTACGCCCATCCGAAATACCCTGTTTAACCAGAAACAGCTCATGCCGCTGGATGACTTAATCGAGAACTCCAGCGTAGAATACAAAGCATTGATGGAGAAATATCCTCAGCTGAAGAAGGCCGGTATCAAAAGCGATGGCAAATTGTACGAAGTCGGGCGCATGAACGAGGTGTTTCCGCTAACGAGCTTTTTCATCCGGGAAGACTGGCTGGAGAAGCTGAATCTGGAGGTACCGACAAACGAGGAAGAGATGCTGGCCGTAGCCAAAGCCTTCACGGAAAATGACCCCGATGGAAACGGAGCAAATGATACATATGGCATCGGCGGGTTTCAATTTGGGGATACAGCGGGTCTGTTTCGCTATATGTTTAACGCCAATTGGGTCAATGTTGAGAATGGAGAGATCGTTGTTGGTCCCAACCACATGAAGGAAGCGACTGCTTTTAAACGAGCCTTGTTTGAAGCAGGCGTGGTGGATAAGGATTTTCTAACCGATAAGGACGGCGCCAAAGCGAAACAGGATTTCCTGAATGGCAAAATCGGCATGTATGCTGCCATGACTTCGGATTATACGGGCTTTGCGGCGAAAGAACTGGATACGCTGATGCAAAATGTCCCGGAGGCCAAACTAAAAGTCATCGCCCTGCCGACGACTTCGGTCGGACAGTACACGATGGTATGGAACAACCCGGTGCAGATGACGGCGGTTGTGAATGCACGCGCCAAAAATCCGGAAGCGGTCATGCAGTATATTGATTTTTTAACCAAAACAGAGACAGGACGAACCTTCAAAAATGGATTTGAAGGCACGCATTACACCCTGAACGATCAAGGTTGTCCGCGCATCTCCGATCAGGAAAAATACAAACAGGAGATCAGCTGGGCCGGGGACTATGCCATGATGTACAGCCGCCTGGAGGAAGGTAAATGCGGGTATACCGAAATGCTGTTCAGCGAGGAGATTCCGTCCCAGAAGGAAGGGCTGCGACTCTTCAAGGAAGCGCGGGAGGTATATATGACGGATCTTCCGGTGGGAGAGGGCGTGACCCACTCAGAACATATGCCGCAGCTGCCGAAGGAGCTTCAAGTGAAGCTAACCAATGTAACGACAGCCATCAACGACATCTTCACACGGTCTATCATCGGAGGCAGCAAATATACGGTTGAACAAGCCGCGGCAGAAGCCCAGCAGAAGTGGGAGCAAGGCGGCGGACCGGAGATCGAAACGTGGTACAAAGACTGGTGGAGCAAAGAAAAGGATAATGTCCTGATCTGGGACGATTTCTATGAAATCTATGAACAGCAGCAGGCTGATTTTAAGAAGGCAAAGTGA
- a CDS encoding response regulator transcription factor encodes MNGRMLVVDDEALFRQGLIHLVRNNPLGWEVVGEAADGEEAIQAVHSCTPDLIITDINMPVMDGLDLAERIHESGRDIMIIILTGYREFEYAQRAIRYGAIEFLLKPFSLDEACKVLRKAHERYRRKQSDIRIREQYIQVDRSERWREELASLLLHQQFEEMVIRVEELLEEAARLPLPQCKSEIHMLMKIMTDMLAQQLQPQEPGGMDVFGPDPLLWIHTVPEVIAWARSKSEEWMDMMMRLTREQQDHVITRVIRYIEMNYAGSCTLQAAAAHVHVTPNYLSHLFKKETGQGFSQYVNKRRIEKAKLLLHSTRQSMADIAEQTGFDNSSYFTTVFKQATGLSPREYRKQAAGDHSE; translated from the coding sequence GTGAATGGACGTATGCTTGTGGTAGATGATGAAGCGTTATTCCGTCAGGGGCTGATTCATCTGGTTCGGAACAACCCTCTCGGATGGGAGGTTGTTGGGGAAGCTGCGGATGGAGAAGAAGCGATTCAAGCGGTGCACAGTTGTACGCCTGATCTGATCATTACGGATATCAACATGCCTGTAATGGATGGTCTGGACTTGGCTGAGCGCATACATGAGAGCGGGCGGGATATCATGATTATCATTTTGACTGGGTATCGTGAATTTGAATATGCACAGCGTGCTATCCGCTATGGGGCCATTGAATTTTTACTCAAGCCGTTTTCCCTCGATGAAGCGTGCAAGGTACTGCGCAAGGCACATGAACGGTATCGCCGGAAACAGTCGGACATCCGAATCAGGGAACAATACATTCAGGTGGACCGGTCCGAGAGATGGCGCGAAGAACTGGCTTCACTGCTGCTCCATCAGCAATTCGAGGAGATGGTCATTCGGGTGGAGGAGCTACTGGAGGAAGCTGCCAGATTGCCATTGCCACAATGCAAATCCGAGATCCATATGCTCATGAAAATCATGACGGATATGCTTGCACAGCAGCTTCAGCCGCAGGAGCCCGGTGGGATGGACGTTTTTGGTCCAGATCCGCTGCTGTGGATTCATACCGTGCCTGAAGTCATTGCATGGGCTCGCTCGAAGAGCGAAGAGTGGATGGATATGATGATGCGTCTGACTCGGGAACAGCAGGATCATGTGATCACACGTGTCATTCGATATATTGAGATGAATTACGCTGGAAGCTGCACGCTGCAGGCCGCTGCTGCCCATGTGCATGTGACGCCAAACTACTTGAGCCATTTGTTCAAAAAGGAGACCGGACAGGGCTTCAGCCAGTATGTCAATAAACGCCGGATCGAGAAGGCGAAACTGCTGCTGCACAGCACCCGGCAGAGCATGGCGGATATAGCAGAACAGACCGGCTTCGATAACTCCAGCTACTTCACAACCGTATTCAAACAGGCGACCGGATTGTCCCCTCGCGAATACCGCAAGCAGGCGGCTGGAGATCACAGCGAGTAG
- a CDS encoding carbohydrate ABC transporter permease: MRKTRGEKVFYLINYVLLSLVAVSCILPLLNIIALSFSDARAVVSGNVGLWPVDFTWFSYHSLITGTPILNAFWNSVEITLIGTGLSMAVTIMAAYPLSRRHFYHRRFFTMAMVFTMIFNGGLIPTYLVVQNLGLVNSYGALWLPGLVSTYNMLIMRSYFENLPGEVDEAARIDGCGELGLLFRIVLPLSKPLLATIALFYGVGYWNSFMSVMIYINDTSKYNMTVLVQNMIMSNLNVQDFTDPTMISNLTPEGIRAAAVIVMVIPILAVYPFLQKYFVKGVMLGSIKG; encoded by the coding sequence ATGAGAAAAACCAGAGGAGAAAAAGTCTTTTACCTGATCAATTATGTATTGTTATCATTGGTTGCCGTCAGCTGTATCCTGCCCCTTCTGAATATCATCGCTTTGTCGTTCAGTGATGCTAGAGCCGTCGTGTCCGGTAACGTGGGGTTATGGCCAGTTGATTTCACCTGGTTCTCCTATCACAGCCTGATTACGGGGACGCCGATTCTGAATGCGTTCTGGAACAGTGTGGAGATTACGTTAATTGGTACAGGGCTCAGCATGGCCGTGACGATTATGGCGGCTTATCCGCTGTCACGAAGGCATTTTTATCACCGCCGATTTTTTACGATGGCGATGGTGTTCACGATGATTTTTAATGGTGGACTCATTCCGACTTACCTGGTGGTGCAAAATCTGGGGCTGGTGAACAGCTACGGTGCACTCTGGCTGCCGGGACTGGTAAGCACATATAACATGCTGATCATGCGGTCCTATTTTGAAAATTTGCCCGGAGAAGTAGACGAGGCTGCCCGCATTGACGGTTGTGGTGAGCTGGGACTGTTGTTCCGAATCGTGCTGCCGCTGTCCAAACCTTTGCTGGCGACGATTGCCCTCTTTTACGGCGTGGGGTACTGGAATTCGTTCATGAGCGTAATGATCTACATCAACGATACGTCCAAATACAACATGACCGTGCTCGTCCAGAATATGATTATGTCCAATCTGAACGTACAGGATTTTACCGATCCTACGATGATTTCGAATCTGACGCCGGAAGGTATCCGGGCAGCAGCCGTGATCGTGATGGTTATTCCCATTTTGGCGGTATATCCGTTCTTGCAGAAGTACTTTGTCAAAGGGGTTATGCTTGGTTCGATCAAAGGGTAA
- a CDS encoding cache domain-containing sensor histidine kinase, translating to MPRFKDLSYRFKLFLTYALIVSLPLSILSWMYFHSSREFVSEFARKNLYSIVKQNNEIMDAELAQVEESSLAIIADQTLYEQYLHANPADEYSMISMEKKVSRTLNTYFTDLGQIYSIHLITSYSNIGPTGASAFIPYSNFNQTALYRAALQGEGAMEWVPTFSFDQMFKQDIRRSKPPEYVRLLAGARLLKLFNINNGEVVELQGKAELPVLAVVYRPEIYHSRFADTLPSAGASFFVVSPDGQPVAGTSMEHEMAGIDLAWLDEMTEMKSGTLTVMQDGKPLIVCFDTSRVTGWISGVTISPEAMVAAFLPEIKSYTFYLAIILLFISLLLAYVFANSITRPIHQLLQAIKKTSEGEFDTRIPVESYNEMGLLIHKFNQMNVKINNLIEENYKVKLREKETKIMSLNIQLNPHFMYNTLNIMNWTALENDQKELSRMIVSLSSMLQYTSENSQDIGDLVQDLNWLKHYIYITNQRFEDRFTVNFCLAPELYAYQVPKLFLQPFIENAIVHAFSRLHSGGRITIRGWMADGERFFTVEDNGTGIAPDKLEELAKLEGESIGIRNVDKRIKLIYGDSYGVTLTSVEGQGTTVTINLPVSNV from the coding sequence TTGCCGCGTTTTAAGGATCTCAGCTACAGGTTCAAGCTTTTCCTGACCTATGCACTCATCGTTTCGCTCCCCCTCAGCATCCTGAGCTGGATGTATTTTCATTCAAGCCGGGAATTTGTCTCCGAATTTGCCAGGAAAAATCTGTATTCCATCGTAAAGCAAAATAATGAAATCATGGACGCCGAGCTCGCGCAGGTGGAAGAAAGCAGCCTGGCCATCATCGCGGATCAAACGTTGTATGAGCAGTATCTGCATGCAAACCCTGCAGATGAATACAGTATGATCTCGATGGAGAAAAAGGTTAGCCGGACGTTAAACACGTATTTTACGGACTTGGGGCAGATATATTCCATACATCTCATTACTAGTTATTCCAATATTGGCCCAACGGGCGCCTCCGCATTTATTCCGTATAGTAACTTCAACCAAACAGCATTGTACCGGGCTGCTTTACAGGGGGAAGGGGCAATGGAGTGGGTGCCGACCTTCTCGTTTGATCAGATGTTTAAGCAGGATATCCGCCGCTCCAAGCCTCCCGAATATGTTCGCCTGCTGGCGGGTGCCCGCTTGCTGAAGCTGTTCAATATCAATAACGGCGAAGTCGTCGAACTGCAGGGCAAGGCCGAGCTTCCCGTGCTGGCCGTTGTTTATCGGCCGGAAATCTATCATTCCCGCTTCGCCGACACGCTCCCTTCCGCCGGAGCTTCTTTTTTTGTGGTCAGCCCGGACGGACAGCCTGTGGCGGGCACGTCTATGGAGCATGAAATGGCAGGCATCGATCTCGCTTGGCTGGATGAAATGACGGAGATGAAAAGTGGCACCTTGACGGTGATGCAGGATGGAAAGCCGCTCATCGTTTGTTTTGATACGTCTAGGGTGACGGGATGGATCTCGGGTGTCACCATCTCGCCCGAAGCGATGGTGGCTGCTTTTTTGCCAGAGATCAAATCTTATACCTTCTATTTGGCCATTATTCTCCTGTTTATTTCGCTCCTGCTCGCGTATGTTTTTGCCAATTCCATTACCAGGCCCATTCATCAGCTACTCCAGGCAATCAAAAAAACGAGCGAAGGTGAATTCGACACGCGAATACCCGTGGAATCCTACAACGAAATGGGGCTTTTAATCCACAAATTTAATCAAATGAATGTCAAAATCAACAATTTGATTGAAGAGAATTACAAAGTCAAGCTGCGGGAAAAAGAAACAAAGATCATGTCGCTGAACATTCAATTGAATCCCCACTTTATGTACAACACGCTGAATATCATGAATTGGACGGCGCTTGAAAACGACCAAAAAGAGTTGAGCCGCATGATTGTCAGCTTGTCCTCCATGTTGCAGTACACCTCCGAGAACAGCCAGGACATCGGCGATTTGGTCCAGGACCTGAACTGGCTGAAACATTATATTTACATTACCAATCAGCGTTTCGAAGATCGGTTTACCGTCAACTTTTGTCTTGCCCCTGAACTGTATGCATACCAAGTTCCGAAGCTGTTCCTGCAGCCGTTTATCGAAAACGCGATCGTTCACGCATTTTCCCGTTTGCACAGCGGGGGAAGGATCACCATCCGGGGATGGATGGCCGACGGTGAGCGTTTTTTTACGGTGGAGGATAACGGCACGGGGATCGCTCCAGACAAATTAGAAGAGCTTGCAAAGCTTGAAGGAGAGTCGATCGGTATCCGGAATGTGGACAAAAGAATCAAACTCATCTATGGAGACAGCTATGGCGTCACGCTGACTTCAGTTGAAGGACAGGGCACAACGGTAACTATCAACCTTCCTGTATCAAACGTGTGA
- a CDS encoding ABC transporter permease, which yields MKHRIRQQRLRRFKTNIPLILMFIPVILFYLTFRYAPIGGLVMAFKDYNFYDGLWHSPWVGFQHFQTLFSDPRTVEIIRNTLFLSLLSIIVGFPIPIILAIMLNEVRNMAFKRTVQTVVYMPHFFSWVIIAMMIMTVFSLENGIVNRWVEAWTGEPYPFMYNKGSWIAVFVGSGIWKDMGFNAIIFLAALTTIDPSQYEAAQMDGASKLRQIWHVTLPGIRSTIILLLILSMGRVMEVGFDQVYMLQNSNVNEVADVISTYIYRTGLQGAQFSLTTAMGLFESLVAFILIFCANYIARRFNEGLW from the coding sequence ATGAAGCATCGAATCAGGCAGCAGCGGCTGAGACGGTTCAAGACCAATATTCCGTTAATCTTGATGTTTATTCCGGTCATCCTGTTTTACCTGACCTTTCGTTATGCACCGATCGGAGGACTGGTCATGGCCTTCAAGGACTATAACTTCTATGACGGGCTCTGGCATAGTCCATGGGTAGGCTTTCAGCATTTTCAGACACTGTTCAGCGATCCGCGCACGGTGGAGATTATCCGTAATACCTTGTTCCTCAGTTTGTTAAGCATCATCGTCGGATTTCCCATTCCGATTATCCTGGCCATTATGCTCAATGAAGTGCGAAACATGGCCTTCAAGCGGACGGTGCAGACCGTGGTCTACATGCCACACTTCTTCTCCTGGGTCATTATTGCGATGATGATCATGACGGTTTTCTCTTTGGAAAACGGGATCGTAAACCGCTGGGTCGAAGCATGGACAGGTGAACCATACCCGTTTATGTACAACAAGGGCTCGTGGATTGCAGTTTTCGTCGGATCGGGAATCTGGAAGGACATGGGCTTCAATGCCATCATTTTTCTGGCAGCGCTAACGACCATTGATCCGAGCCAGTACGAGGCTGCACAGATGGATGGGGCGAGCAAACTGCGACAGATCTGGCATGTGACTCTTCCGGGAATACGTTCAACGATTATCCTTCTGCTTATTCTGTCGATGGGGAGGGTGATGGAGGTCGGATTCGACCAGGTCTATATGCTCCAGAATTCCAATGTTAACGAGGTTGCTGATGTTATCAGTACGTATATTTACCGGACGGGTCTTCAGGGGGCACAGTTCAGCCTGACGACGGCGATGGGATTGTTCGAATCCCTGGTGGCCTTTATTCTCATCTTTTGTGCGAACTACATCGCACGCCGATTCAACGAAGGTTTGTGGTAG
- a CDS encoding response regulator, with translation MLNILVVDDEPKHRRGLSRMLKALKPEYNIFHARDGEEALQNLNAHPMDLVFTDIQMPVMDGIELMEQLTRRGGNESVVILSAYSDFVYAQRALQLGASDYLLKPVEEQNILPLLAKAERKASTARLACIESALSELLEGCPSNQDYRLLESAFPELKQGIVLTAVFGMAKDHQFLLSSLQDQLLKMMEKSGFSCAFCMKEQMLTALIMNSESSSIVTAGFEDKMQEVIQHFLRAYGAELTFGLGRYFAEWQEARQAYQQACHALKARFYKGGGALYGAEQMNNGDRPAVVKLEVNELTRAVLSGNKPEIEACLDSAVCQDSGNGFPEPEKLKYVLAASIDQVISLLMEKGLVPLHSTAYEEALLHCHTVDELKKAAREWIFELTDRLDQRRQCKAESIIDSCKAYIDTHYGDGDLSLSTLATKFHFNPSYFCMLFKTHSHMTVHQYIAHTRMKAAAGLLLQTSQKVYQIAESVGYKDAKYFIRLFRKEFGTSPEEYRHLSATL, from the coding sequence ATGTTAAACATTTTGGTTGTGGATGACGAACCGAAGCACAGAAGAGGACTGTCCCGAATGCTGAAGGCTCTGAAACCGGAGTATAACATTTTTCATGCCAGAGATGGGGAGGAGGCTTTGCAAAATTTGAATGCTCATCCGATGGATCTGGTGTTCACGGACATTCAGATGCCGGTTATGGACGGCATCGAATTAATGGAACAATTGACCCGCCGCGGAGGAAATGAAAGCGTTGTCATACTAAGTGCTTATTCGGATTTTGTTTATGCCCAGCGTGCGCTCCAGTTAGGCGCCAGCGATTATTTGCTAAAGCCGGTGGAAGAACAGAACATCCTGCCGCTGCTTGCAAAAGCGGAGCGTAAAGCCAGCACTGCGCGTCTTGCATGCATAGAATCCGCACTTTCCGAACTGTTGGAAGGATGCCCATCCAATCAAGATTATCGATTATTGGAGAGCGCATTCCCGGAACTCAAGCAAGGGATCGTTCTGACCGCTGTTTTTGGCATGGCGAAGGACCATCAATTTCTGCTCAGCAGCCTCCAAGACCAGCTGCTCAAGATGATGGAGAAATCCGGATTCTCCTGCGCTTTTTGCATGAAGGAACAAATGCTCACCGCCTTGATTATGAACTCCGAGTCTTCCTCCATAGTGACTGCCGGCTTTGAAGACAAGATGCAAGAGGTCATTCAACACTTCCTGCGGGCATACGGGGCGGAATTAACGTTTGGCCTTGGACGTTATTTTGCCGAATGGCAAGAAGCCAGGCAAGCTTACCAGCAGGCGTGCCATGCGCTCAAAGCCAGATTTTATAAAGGCGGAGGGGCGCTGTATGGAGCCGAGCAGATGAATAATGGAGACCGGCCTGCCGTCGTGAAGCTTGAAGTAAACGAGCTGACCCGAGCGGTCCTGTCTGGAAACAAGCCGGAAATTGAAGCCTGTCTGGATTCGGCTGTTTGCCAGGATTCCGGGAACGGCTTTCCCGAGCCGGAAAAATTGAAATACGTTCTCGCCGCCTCGATCGATCAAGTCATCTCCCTTTTAATGGAAAAAGGGCTTGTGCCCTTACATAGCACTGCCTATGAGGAAGCTTTGCTTCACTGTCATACCGTTGATGAACTAAAAAAGGCGGCCCGGGAGTGGATCTTCGAGCTGACGGATCGTCTGGATCAACGGCGGCAGTGCAAAGCGGAGTCCATTATCGACAGCTGCAAAGCCTATATTGATACGCACTATGGCGATGGCGATTTGTCATTGAGCACGCTGGCAACGAAATTTCATTTTAATCCCTCGTATTTTTGCATGTTGTTCAAAACACATTCCCACATGACCGTCCATCAGTACATCGCCCATACCAGAATGAAGGCAGCTGCTGGCCTGCTGCTGCAGACCTCCCAGAAGGTTTACCAAATTGCCGAGAGCGTAGGATATAAGGACGCAAAGTACTTCATTCGTCTGTTTCGCAAGGAGTTTGGCACAAGCCCCGAAGAATATCGCCATTTATCCGCTACTCTCTAA
- a CDS encoding helix-turn-helix domain-containing protein produces MELGSKIRKLRKEQNRSQDDIAKVCGFTKSLLSKIENGKTVPPIGTLIKIAETLGTKISILLDDNDFNGTVYTPKARSMEKMVQTDRGYLFSAIAAERPEKLMQPFYFVAQKGKTGKRTISHVGQEFIFVLEGTMIYYVGKEEYTLNAGDSLYFDSVENHKYMLVTDEVKYLSVFCSDTNG; encoded by the coding sequence ATGGAACTGGGAAGTAAAATCCGAAAGCTTCGAAAGGAACAAAACCGGAGTCAAGATGACATCGCAAAGGTTTGTGGATTTACCAAAAGCTTGCTGTCCAAAATCGAAAACGGGAAGACAGTTCCTCCCATCGGTACGCTGATCAAGATTGCCGAAACGCTTGGAACCAAAATTTCCATTTTGCTGGACGATAACGATTTTAACGGAACGGTGTACACGCCAAAAGCCAGGAGCATGGAAAAAATGGTCCAGACGGATCGAGGGTATCTGTTTTCCGCCATAGCGGCCGAACGGCCGGAAAAACTGATGCAGCCGTTTTACTTTGTTGCACAGAAAGGCAAAACGGGTAAAAGAACGATTTCCCATGTCGGGCAGGAATTTATCTTTGTCCTCGAAGGCACAATGATTTATTACGTAGGGAAGGAAGAGTACACTTTAAATGCCGGTGACAGCTTGTATTTCGATTCGGTGGAAAACCATAAATACATGCTGGTGACCGATGAAGTCAAGTATTTGTCGGTATTCTGCTCCGACACGAATGGTTAG